Below is a genomic region from Flammeovirgaceae bacterium SG7u.111.
TTGCTGTTCCTCCACCAACTTCTTCGTAACAGGAAAAACAAATTATTCCATTTTCCAAGGTCTCAGCAACCTTCAATGCATTGAAACAACCTAAGCGATTGTCCATGTAGCACGACTGAATACTCTCGTCACTTGTTCTAAAGTCACTTTTGAAAACCAGATTTGTTCCTCTATCTATTTCCCTTTCGAACTTATAACTAGCTTTGTCTCCTCCTTCTGGCACGCTCATCAAGCATTCTATATCTCCTTGCTTATCCTTTCCTACCAGCGTCCAGTTATGTTTGATTCTCGGTCCTCCTATTTTCACTAGTTCGTTATCATACTTCACTGTGAAACCGATAGAATCCATATGGGCAAAAATGGCTGTTTTGGGCTTTCCAAATACCAACACGATGCAATCTTGCAAGTCATCGTTGGTGATCACTTCTGGCTGTACCTTCCAGTTTTTCTTGTTGTTTTCCACATAATCGAGCACAAATTGCTTCATCAA
It encodes:
- a CDS encoding aminopeptidase; amino-acid sequence: MDYSLLKQLCQVFAPAGDERLMKQFVLDYVENNKKNWKVQPEVITNDDLQDCIVLVFGKPKTAIFAHMDSIGFTVKYDNELVKIGGPRIKHNWTLVGKDKQGDIECLMSVPEGGDKASYKFEREIDRGTNLVFKSDFRTSDESIQSCYMDNRLGCFNALKVAETLENGIICFSCYEEVGGGTAMYLGKYIYENYGVKQALISDITWVTDGVRPGKGVVISMRDSGLPRRSYLEKIIGLAEESGIPFQLEVEDAGGSDGNQLLKSPYPFDWCFIGAPEDNVHTPDEIVKKKDIEAMVDLYNYLMPRL